A region from the Thermoplasmatales archaeon genome encodes:
- a CDS encoding Methyltransferase domain protein: MESLFVNEGINTDETHSGNASTIPYAQKIKQILTDKFLLNSKMTVANIGCGRDLIARIFVEHGNDVICVERNDEFVDRTKRLLSGFNNVQFINGNTQNTGLERNSVSMITIGHAFIGVDQQKTRNEFRRILKAPNLVAMIWNDVDLRDGFSNEYERICRKYCKDYLASGSDVLTNEQITEFFSWSFDYNQFSSELSMTSGELARMQESMPYSLGQENAGHDPMMKELQDAFMTYEKDASVTLKFVTRMYVGRIT, from the coding sequence TTGGAATCTCTTTTTGTGAACGAGGGAATTAATACTGATGAAACACACAGTGGCAATGCCTCCACTATCCCATACGCACAGAAAATAAAACAGATACTTACGGATAAATTTCTCCTGAATTCGAAAATGACGGTTGCAAACATAGGTTGTGGCAGAGACCTCATTGCAAGAATTTTTGTTGAGCATGGAAATGATGTTATATGCGTTGAGCGTAATGACGAATTTGTCGATAGAACCAAAAGATTACTCTCAGGTTTCAACAATGTTCAATTTATCAACGGCAATACGCAAAACACGGGCTTGGAGAGAAACAGCGTTAGCATGATTACAATAGGACACGCTTTCATAGGCGTTGACCAGCAGAAAACAAGGAATGAATTCCGGAGAATACTGAAGGCGCCTAACCTCGTTGCCATGATCTGGAACGATGTTGATCTCAGGGATGGTTTCTCCAATGAATATGAAAGAATATGCAGGAAGTATTGCAAAGACTATCTCGCCTCAGGCAGCGATGTACTGACCAACGAGCAGATCACGGAATTCTTCAGCTGGAGTTTCGACTACAACCAGTTTAGCAGCGAACTCTCGATGACCAGCGGTGAACTTGCCAGAATGCAAGAATCAATGCCATACAGCCTCGGACAGGAGAATGCAGGGCATGATCCCATGATGAAGGAACTGCAGGATGCTTTCATGACATACGAGAAAGATGCATCGGTAACACTGAAGTTCGTTACCAGGATGTACGTGGGCAGGATAACATAA
- a CDS encoding UDP-D-galactose:(glucosyl)lipopolysaccharide-1,6-D-galactosyltransferase: MTAMNKGKNSLSFKIRSGEQTSINSDPTFFSDKNFVIINWRDILNPKAGGAERYCYEMARRLASDGIKVTWITSGFEGAPSQEYHEGIKILRVGNVFTVYLAMIGKFIRNRKNSYILESVNAIPFLSAMLSRKNKTVMIHHLIPYSVFREKLGFLAPVAYFLQNVLNPVLYRKARVITNSESTKKELLDQGYRDVNIVKTGVDSGFYKPTIKMDYIVAPGPLRPWKNHSDILTAHSILPDNFHLFIFGAAESEGYLQLLKAKAISLGTRERVHFLGKISDDEKRKLFSISKLSFGASVKEGWGLSNMESQSFGCPVVAYDVPGVRDSVRNYVTGRLVEFGNITALASSATELLTNSSLLNQYSERSISWSRNFQWQECYRDFLNATVTYGRKLKAEAPENRFDLFARLRAR, translated from the coding sequence ATGACGGCAATGAATAAAGGCAAAAACTCCCTTAGCTTTAAGATTAGATCTGGGGAGCAAACTTCCATTAACAGTGATCCTACTTTTTTTTCTGATAAGAATTTTGTTATCATAAACTGGCGCGATATCCTTAATCCAAAAGCCGGTGGAGCTGAGAGATACTGCTATGAGATGGCAAGGAGGCTGGCAAGCGATGGCATAAAGGTTACATGGATAACATCAGGATTTGAAGGCGCACCATCTCAAGAGTACCATGAAGGGATCAAGATATTACGTGTTGGCAATGTTTTCACGGTTTATTTGGCAATGATCGGTAAATTCATCAGGAACAGGAAGAATTCATACATCCTTGAATCCGTTAATGCCATACCGTTTCTATCAGCAATGCTCAGCAGGAAGAATAAGACGGTCATGATTCATCACCTGATACCATATTCTGTGTTCAGAGAGAAACTCGGATTTCTGGCACCGGTTGCATATTTCCTTCAGAATGTTCTCAATCCCGTACTTTATAGAAAAGCCAGAGTCATAACTAACAGTGAATCCACTAAGAAGGAGCTTCTGGATCAGGGGTACAGGGACGTAAACATCGTGAAGACCGGCGTTGACTCCGGTTTCTATAAACCGACGATAAAGATGGATTATATAGTTGCTCCTGGCCCGCTGAGACCGTGGAAGAATCATTCAGACATATTGACTGCGCATTCAATTCTCCCTGATAATTTTCATCTCTTCATATTCGGTGCGGCAGAGTCCGAAGGGTATTTACAGTTACTTAAGGCCAAGGCTATCAGCCTTGGCACCAGGGAACGGGTGCATTTCCTTGGCAAGATATCAGACGATGAAAAGAGGAAGCTGTTTTCTATATCAAAACTTTCGTTTGGAGCCTCTGTAAAGGAGGGCTGGGGATTGAGCAATATGGAATCACAGTCATTCGGCTGTCCGGTTGTAGCCTACGATGTCCCTGGTGTCAGGGACTCTGTGAGGAATTATGTAACGGGGAGGCTGGTTGAATTCGGAAACATTACAGCTTTGGCCTCCAGCGCCACGGAACTTCTTACGAACAGCAGTCTCCTCAATCAGTATTCAGAAAGATCAATTTCATGGTCCAGGAACTTTCAATGGCAGGAATGCTACAGGGACTTTCTGAATGCTACGGTAACATACGGCAGGAAACTCAAAGCCGAGGCGCCTGAAAACCGGTTTGATCTTTTTGCAAGATTGAGGGCACGTTAA
- a CDS encoding putative membrane protein, whose amino-acid sequence MDSTATNDTADGKVQLNSRYMLVLVLALILYNAAWIYVSYIRYTSLNYSVWDLGVNYERAWQVLHGSLTSLPDFVSFFTTDFIVVLLSPLSMLDQLSSLLAAQLAAMDISCILLYGIAMYTLHDRWKAIAISSAFLFYPPLAGITWFDFHYQVFFIPFFLAGYLLYLRGHYIPSGILMVLSGTVRFPYVIFPFLFSLIIILNELRTGHDLVTRNRLWYAAILFPSTLALLIAGYVESKGMTYIHFLASSFGGPTSFQHTPETIALTIFFMFIFVLFIPLVSRKWLLFLIPFIALIIISSNTYFLYPQFFHRQYGGLYIPFIFLGLIDSVVVLRDYLKVHGHNGRKIIKKIRWLSKHSVTAIFVVMLVSIPFFQPYGPLNFASPNNFYLGREISSSNLTQLNGLNTVISLIPANATEILVQNNLPEYFPRTLYNNTILAPPIVNFVNFSLYSIEMNMFNVTGLGAIMAQYPLEYVLLDYASSQFTAGNPSLHNMSELMVSSGYYGVYAQNGIIVLLERNYTGHPVMMVGTQYFQ is encoded by the coding sequence GTGGATAGTACAGCTACAAACGATACAGCCGATGGAAAGGTGCAGCTAAACTCTCGCTACATGCTTGTTCTTGTCCTTGCTCTTATACTGTACAATGCAGCATGGATCTACGTGAGTTATATTAGATACACATCCCTGAACTATTCAGTCTGGGATCTCGGCGTTAATTACGAAAGGGCGTGGCAGGTTCTACACGGATCACTGACGTCATTGCCGGATTTTGTTTCTTTCTTTACGACGGATTTCATAGTAGTTCTTCTCTCTCCGCTTTCTATGCTGGACCAGTTATCATCGTTGCTTGCAGCCCAACTTGCAGCAATGGACATTTCATGCATCCTGTTATACGGGATAGCAATGTATACGCTTCATGACAGGTGGAAGGCCATTGCCATCTCTTCCGCATTTCTCTTTTACCCGCCGCTGGCCGGCATAACATGGTTCGACTTTCATTACCAGGTATTCTTCATCCCATTCTTCCTGGCCGGATACTTGCTTTACTTGCGGGGACATTACATACCCTCAGGAATACTGATGGTACTGAGCGGAACGGTGCGCTTCCCTTACGTAATCTTTCCATTCCTTTTTTCTCTGATCATCATTCTTAATGAACTTCGCACGGGACATGACCTTGTTACCAGGAACCGGCTGTGGTATGCGGCAATTCTTTTTCCATCAACTCTAGCTCTTCTCATTGCAGGATATGTTGAGAGCAAAGGAATGACATACATTCATTTTCTTGCTTCGTCATTTGGGGGACCCACAAGTTTCCAGCATACTCCGGAGACGATCGCTTTAACCATATTTTTCATGTTTATATTTGTTCTTTTCATACCGCTGGTTTCCAGGAAATGGCTCTTATTTTTGATACCGTTCATCGCCCTGATTATAATATCCTCAAACACATATTTCCTTTATCCTCAATTTTTCCACCGGCAGTATGGTGGCCTGTACATACCATTCATTTTTCTTGGCCTTATCGACTCTGTAGTTGTGCTGAGAGATTATCTGAAGGTTCATGGCCACAACGGGAGGAAAATCATTAAAAAAATCAGGTGGCTGTCAAAGCATTCAGTTACAGCAATTTTTGTAGTAATGCTGGTATCCATTCCTTTTTTCCAGCCATACGGGCCGCTGAACTTTGCAAGTCCAAACAATTTTTACCTGGGCAGGGAAATTTCAAGCTCTAACTTAACGCAGTTAAATGGCCTCAACACAGTTATTTCCCTCATACCGGCAAATGCAACCGAGATACTGGTGCAGAACAACCTTCCTGAATATTTTCCTAGAACATTGTACAATAACACAATTCTTGCGCCGCCAATCGTCAACTTCGTGAATTTTTCCCTCTATTCAATTGAGATGAATATGTTCAATGTAACTGGACTTGGGGCAATAATGGCTCAATATCCGTTGGAGTATGTTCTGCTTGATTATGCATCCAGCCAGTTCACTGCCGGAAACCCCAGTCTGCACAATATGTCAGAGTTGATGGTCAGTTCCGGATATTATGGCGTTTATGCACAAAATGGTATCATTGTGCTCCTTGAGCGCAACTATACAGGGCATCCAGTGATGATGGTTGGGACTCAATATTTCCAGTGA
- a CDS encoding Double zinc ribbon: MILYMPIYESDEHEILNEKTVLFDHGVKVSKGILYLTSKRIIYVKNGRRGIFRAAPSLVELEVKLDSLDDVGKAIPRLKIAKKRIVSIKFYEGASLQSKDFTVLNPELWEKSVRQWALEYKRRVNDESRRNIEDEKKRELEMARAKAPTANIGYVYYGKEGQKKNQGKNAIKTQIGKVVEEPIEGKENQELPELCENCGAVIPPGSKFCPECGAPVASEEGK; the protein is encoded by the coding sequence ATGATCTTGTATATGCCAATATATGAGAGTGACGAGCATGAGATACTGAATGAGAAGACAGTGCTGTTCGATCACGGAGTCAAGGTTTCTAAGGGCATCCTCTACCTAACAAGCAAGAGGATAATTTACGTCAAAAATGGAAGGAGGGGGATTTTCAGGGCAGCTCCATCCCTCGTGGAACTGGAAGTGAAGCTGGATAGTCTTGATGACGTCGGGAAGGCTATACCGAGGCTGAAAATTGCAAAGAAGAGAATTGTATCTATCAAGTTTTATGAGGGGGCGTCTCTTCAGTCAAAGGATTTCACAGTATTAAATCCAGAACTCTGGGAGAAGAGCGTGAGGCAGTGGGCACTCGAGTACAAAAGGCGTGTAAACGATGAAAGCCGCAGGAACATCGAGGACGAGAAGAAGCGTGAATTAGAGATGGCCAGGGCAAAGGCTCCAACTGCTAACATAGGCTATGTTTATTATGGGAAGGAAGGCCAGAAGAAAAACCAGGGAAAAAACGCAATAAAGACTCAGATCGGCAAAGTAGTTGAAGAGCCGATTGAAGGTAAGGAAAATCAAGAGCTACCAGAATTATGCGAGAATTGTGGAGCGGTGATACCACCTGGGTCTAAATTCTGCCCTGAATGTGGCGCACCTGTTGCAAGTGAAGAAGGCAAATAG
- the galK_1 gene encoding Galactokinase, producing MKKRMFMSKTPLRITFVGGGTDIKDYYSKYGKGAVLSASINKFIYIIVNRKFDSKIRVSYSKTEIVDSVDMIEHPSVREALKLLNIDGGIEIVSISDIPSGGTGLGSSSTFLVGLLNALHAWKGEFASPEQLAQEAVKIEREILREPGGKQDQYMAAYGGVNYLEFYPDESVLVKPVISSEETREKLQENLLLLYTGVQRASGDIHTAQSKNVESKSRNYEEMVRIAEEAYSRLSNGDYESMGPYLHRNWMLKKELSNGISNSFIDDAYNRAMRCGAGGGKLIGAGGGGFLLFYANPGTQEKIVLELSQMKQEPFRFEFQGSRIVHVGD from the coding sequence ATGAAGAAAAGAATGTTTATGTCGAAGACTCCACTTCGAATAACTTTTGTGGGTGGAGGCACTGATATAAAGGACTACTACTCTAAATACGGAAAAGGTGCGGTCCTATCTGCTTCAATAAATAAGTTCATTTACATTATAGTCAACAGGAAATTCGACAGCAAGATCAGGGTAAGCTACTCCAAGACCGAAATCGTGGATTCAGTGGATATGATAGAACATCCGTCCGTGCGGGAAGCGCTGAAGCTCCTGAATATAGATGGAGGCATTGAGATAGTAAGCATTTCCGACATTCCCTCCGGCGGCACTGGCCTCGGGTCCAGCAGCACCTTCCTAGTAGGGTTGCTTAACGCACTGCATGCATGGAAAGGGGAATTCGCATCACCGGAACAACTGGCGCAGGAAGCCGTCAAGATCGAAAGAGAAATACTTCGTGAACCCGGTGGAAAGCAGGACCAGTACATGGCTGCGTATGGCGGCGTCAATTATCTTGAATTTTACCCAGACGAGAGCGTATTAGTAAAACCTGTAATATCATCCGAGGAGACAAGAGAAAAGCTCCAGGAAAACCTTCTTCTTCTATATACGGGTGTGCAGCGTGCATCGGGAGATATACATACCGCACAGTCAAAAAACGTTGAGAGCAAGTCAAGAAATTACGAGGAGATGGTTAGGATAGCAGAAGAGGCATATTCGAGGCTTTCAAACGGAGATTATGAATCAATGGGACCATACCTGCACAGAAACTGGATGCTGAAGAAGGAACTCAGCAACGGTATAAGCAATTCATTCATTGATGATGCGTACAACAGGGCGATGAGATGCGGAGCAGGAGGAGGCAAACTAATCGGTGCTGGCGGCGGGGGTTTCTTGCTTTTTTATGCAAATCCTGGCACCCAGGAAAAAATCGTGTTGGAACTGAGCCAAATGAAGCAGGAGCCGTTCAGGTTCGAGTTTCAAGGTAGCAGGATCGTTCATGTTGGCGATTGA
- a CDS encoding Vi polysaccharide biosynthesis protein TviC yields MGGLYDLIFFIFPDISLTMDIISGKKIIVTGGAGFIGSNLVDRLSKNNEVLVIDNMHTGSENNIEGAKKEGKVTFQKGDAKDIGKSAFKADYVFHIGIYSASPMYRANPHLIADVVDGMISVLEYAKSNGSKVVFASTSSIYNSVDPPHREDCIPLVTDYYTEARIAAERVSELYCKLNGQTVSAVRFFSVYGWHEEAKKEYANLVTQFMWAIKKGEQPIIYGDGKQRRDFIFVDDVVEILIRSSQLKGYNVINAGTGRNYDLNEMLEKLDRYMGKEVKAKYIEMPVKNYVMETLADTTRLKSLLNYEPKVSLDDGIKKLLGI; encoded by the coding sequence ATGGGCGGTCTCTATGACCTGATCTTTTTTATCTTTCCTGATATTTCCCTAACCATGGATATAATTTCTGGCAAGAAGATAATCGTAACCGGTGGTGCCGGATTCATAGGAAGCAACCTCGTTGATCGCCTTTCTAAGAATAACGAGGTTCTTGTGATTGATAACATGCACACCGGGAGCGAAAATAACATAGAGGGTGCTAAAAAAGAGGGAAAGGTAACTTTCCAGAAAGGGGATGCCAAAGACATCGGCAAATCCGCGTTCAAGGCTGATTATGTTTTCCACATAGGCATATATTCCGCATCACCAATGTACAGGGCCAACCCGCACCTTATAGCTGATGTGGTTGACGGTATGATTAGCGTCCTTGAATACGCAAAATCCAATGGATCAAAAGTGGTTTTTGCCTCCACATCCTCCATATACAATAGTGTAGACCCACCCCACAGGGAAGACTGCATCCCCCTAGTGACTGATTACTATACTGAAGCAAGGATAGCAGCAGAACGCGTTTCCGAACTTTATTGCAAACTCAACGGACAGACAGTTTCTGCAGTCAGGTTCTTTTCCGTTTACGGATGGCATGAAGAGGCAAAGAAGGAATATGCCAATCTCGTCACTCAATTTATGTGGGCAATAAAGAAGGGCGAACAACCGATCATATACGGCGACGGCAAGCAGAGGCGGGATTTCATCTTTGTTGACGATGTAGTCGAGATACTGATTCGATCGTCCCAGTTGAAAGGATACAATGTCATTAACGCGGGAACAGGCAGGAATTACGATCTCAATGAGATGCTGGAGAAACTGGACAGATACATGGGTAAGGAAGTAAAAGCAAAATATATCGAAATGCCGGTCAAGAACTATGTGATGGAAACTCTCGCAGATACAACAAGGCTCAAGAGTCTGCTAAATTATGAACCAAAGGTTTCGCTGGATGATGGGATAAAGAAATTACTGGGAATCTAA
- a CDS encoding Glycosyl transferase family 2, with translation MVYFSILIYTYKRKEHLIGAVRSALAQKYNRENYEIVVVKGFEDTQIDEQLDRMNVRRIYFDEKSLGAKISAGLKECKGDFVCLLDDDDEFESSKLTVLDRIIGSDSSLDFIHDSIVKINETGSVIDNNPSENIKNGIQFSPDVDHNSKLSSMIRHRVDWYLSCMSFRRSTLSNVLDELTQTYQSIDKFLFFSALNYGRKLALIPDRLTRYRLHESTTTYTGSKSNFFERRELFFYNTVKIFDNIVRISKGLDGERLANCQLIQHKINLYFISSDRRNKVSFNEYFNFILCLKYASSRYQFVWILAYLMRRLSLSLSRTVYYRYLTKSLEYASN, from the coding sequence TTGGTCTATTTCTCTATTCTCATTTACACTTATAAAAGGAAGGAACACCTCATTGGTGCAGTCCGATCCGCATTGGCACAGAAGTACAACAGAGAAAATTATGAAATAGTTGTTGTGAAGGGTTTTGAGGATACGCAAATCGACGAACAGTTGGATAGGATGAATGTCAGACGAATTTACTTTGATGAAAAGAGCCTCGGTGCCAAGATATCTGCTGGACTGAAAGAGTGCAAAGGTGATTTTGTATGTCTCTTGGATGATGATGATGAATTTGAGAGTTCAAAACTCACTGTTCTTGACCGTATAATCGGATCAGATTCTTCCCTGGACTTCATTCATGATTCAATTGTAAAAATTAATGAAACTGGATCAGTGATTGACAATAATCCTTCAGAGAATATCAAGAATGGAATCCAGTTTAGTCCTGATGTGGATCATAATTCCAAATTGTCTTCAATGATCAGACACAGAGTAGACTGGTATCTAAGCTGTATGTCGTTCAGGAGAAGTACTCTTTCAAATGTACTGGACGAACTCACACAAACCTACCAGAGTATAGATAAATTCCTGTTTTTTTCAGCGCTTAACTATGGAAGGAAACTTGCCTTGATCCCGGATAGACTTACAAGGTATAGGTTGCATGAGAGCACAACGACTTATACAGGTAGCAAGAGTAATTTCTTTGAACGCAGGGAACTTTTTTTTTACAACACGGTAAAAATCTTTGATAATATTGTAAGGATCTCTAAGGGGCTTGATGGTGAAAGACTTGCTAATTGCCAACTCATTCAACATAAGATTAATCTCTATTTCATTAGCAGTGATAGAAGAAACAAAGTATCTTTCAATGAATATTTCAATTTCATTTTATGCCTGAAATATGCATCATCACGCTACCAGTTCGTCTGGATTCTTGCCTACCTCATGAGAAGACTTTCCCTGAGTCTTTCCAGAACTGTCTACTACAGATACCTCACTAAATCCCTTGAATATGCATCTAACTGA
- a CDS encoding phosphoheptose isomerase, whose translation MDIHEISEYIESGVEARKALDPSLVLETGNEIARCFGKGGKLIIFGNGGSAADAQHIAAEFVGRFEKERRSLPALALNTNTSSITAIGNDYSFDAIFSRQIEAFAAKGDVVVGISTSGNSANVNSALEKANSVGCMTIALTGRTGGKMAGIAKKSIIVRSNRTSIIQEVHIAIGHMWSKIVEDTI comes from the coding sequence ATGGATATCCATGAAATTAGCGAATACATCGAATCGGGAGTAGAAGCGCGGAAAGCACTTGATCCATCTCTGGTTCTGGAAACAGGCAATGAAATCGCAAGGTGTTTTGGCAAAGGCGGAAAACTGATTATTTTTGGAAACGGGGGGAGCGCGGCTGACGCCCAACATATTGCTGCGGAATTTGTGGGAAGGTTTGAAAAGGAACGCAGATCACTTCCAGCCCTGGCCCTTAATACAAACACATCCTCTATCACCGCGATTGGAAATGATTACAGTTTTGATGCAATATTTTCTCGCCAGATTGAAGCGTTTGCTGCGAAAGGCGATGTTGTGGTCGGAATTTCAACCAGTGGCAACTCCGCCAATGTAAATAGTGCGCTTGAAAAAGCCAACTCCGTGGGGTGTATGACAATTGCTCTTACTGGCAGGACTGGAGGAAAAATGGCAGGAATTGCGAAGAAGTCAATTATTGTCAGGAGCAACAGGACCTCAATAATACAGGAAGTACACATTGCAATAGGACACATGTGGTCAAAGATTGTGGAGGACACTATCTGA
- a CDS encoding putative membrane protein — MPDNHEQTRDKFGMMIVIISIGSYAVIYSIFSVMRFLTYNAYVYDLGLSSSLLYSAVHGGVYYFIQNPASITANKMIYIPLSVIFQFYPNFIPLLVFQACWIAIGAYPLYMISRKVIVDAKLALLPPLLYLLYYPLAGVAWYDFHFMAIFPTFFFLGFWLYLSDRKATSAIVLFLAAMTNYLAVVIVLFFGLVTLLGKKGIVSARSSRIYGITLIIFSVLLLLIINMHFGAAYTATVSNVTGFPQSIFQYLSLKLFLVFALLVPLFFISLYSPKYLILSLPYFVFVFFQGSHLPYFSPINFQYPSLVIPGIFISFVYGTRKLKDISSKKSNGRRIRRIAKALIATNIILAIVLTPVGSIITGDNALYDGHSVMLYTAQDSALNAMIGHIPAGSSVMIQANMPQLTAGYNWIVPYEFNGSNYPDYAINDPYEHLFNNTQEVYLSNTSQEVTVFNEFLNSGEYAILSEQYGIILLERNWTGIAEFTPLIINHSISLTGKSGIIASKTFNWSNSFIAPGTYNVTIYLGDTTFSHLMFRASIGNATSQIYNVKNWSLGSGIYASCLLPVGTSYFLDPHFSISMDINGSGIKEGWISITQESPSL; from the coding sequence ATGCCTGATAACCATGAACAAACCAGAGACAAATTTGGCATGATGATAGTCATCATTTCAATAGGCAGTTATGCGGTAATATACTCCATATTTTCCGTTATGAGGTTCTTGACATACAATGCCTATGTTTATGACCTGGGCCTGAGTTCATCGCTCCTGTACAGCGCAGTACATGGGGGTGTGTACTATTTCATTCAAAATCCAGCTTCCATTACTGCAAATAAAATGATATACATTCCACTGTCTGTTATTTTTCAATTCTACCCCAACTTTATTCCACTGCTCGTCTTTCAAGCCTGCTGGATTGCAATTGGTGCATACCCGCTATATATGATTTCCAGGAAGGTAATAGTTGATGCGAAACTCGCCCTTTTGCCGCCTTTGCTATACCTTTTGTATTATCCTCTCGCAGGTGTGGCCTGGTACGATTTTCACTTCATGGCGATATTCCCCACTTTCTTTTTCCTTGGTTTCTGGCTATACCTGTCAGATAGGAAGGCAACCTCCGCTATAGTGTTATTTCTTGCGGCAATGACTAATTATCTTGCTGTCGTTATTGTCCTCTTCTTTGGTTTAGTGACATTACTGGGTAAAAAAGGCATTGTGTCCGCACGGTCAAGCAGGATATATGGCATCACCCTGATCATTTTTTCTGTCTTATTGCTTCTAATTATAAACATGCATTTTGGAGCTGCCTATACGGCTACAGTCTCAAATGTCACCGGGTTCCCGCAGAGCATATTCCAATATCTTTCCCTGAAATTATTCCTGGTGTTCGCACTATTAGTTCCGCTATTCTTTATCTCTTTATATTCACCTAAGTATCTTATTCTTTCACTGCCGTATTTTGTTTTCGTCTTCTTTCAGGGAAGTCACCTCCCATACTTCAGCCCGATAAATTTTCAGTACCCTTCACTGGTAATCCCCGGGATCTTCATCTCTTTTGTATATGGTACTAGAAAATTGAAGGATATATCCAGTAAGAAGAGCAACGGTAGAAGAATCAGGAGGATTGCCAAAGCGCTCATTGCTACAAATATTATCCTTGCCATAGTACTGACGCCGGTTGGTAGCATTATCACTGGCGATAATGCCCTTTATGACGGGCATTCAGTCATGTTATATACCGCACAGGACTCAGCCCTTAACGCAATGATTGGGCATATACCGGCGGGATCATCAGTAATGATACAGGCAAATATGCCTCAACTGACTGCAGGTTATAACTGGATTGTACCTTACGAATTCAATGGGAGTAATTACCCGGATTATGCGATAAATGATCCTTACGAGCATCTTTTCAACAACACCCAGGAGGTGTATCTTTCCAATACATCCCAGGAAGTCACGGTATTCAATGAGTTCCTCAATTCCGGCGAATATGCTATATTGTCGGAGCAATACGGAATTATCCTTCTTGAGAGAAATTGGACAGGAATCGCCGAGTTTACTCCGCTGATCATCAACCATTCAATATCCTTGACTGGCAAGAGTGGCATCATAGCAAGTAAAACCTTTAACTGGAGTAACAGCTTCATTGCCCCGGGGACTTATAATGTCACAATATACCTTGGAGATACAACATTCTCTCACCTGATGTTCCGGGCATCCATCGGAAACGCCACATCACAAATCTACAACGTGAAAAATTGGAGCCTGGGATCGGGTATATATGCCTCGTGCTTGTTGCCCGTGGGGACCTCATACTTCCTGGACCCTCATTTCAGCATTTCAATGGACATTAATGGTTCGGGCATCAAAGAAGGATGGATTTCAATCACGCAAGAGAGTCCGTCACTTTAA
- a CDS encoding glycosyltransferase, family: MSYNKSEGLGQDLNGRNNSAVISCSPLRSGLGTYSKLLYDLGFFESLVFFRKSSVSDESGYESVIKPKPGLYSARAMLSAFGISFWKKYIQKYGFAHLTSPEFFHLARFNKNLTGTVHDLQPIDDRVSRSAYSYAFKRYMKKNYSAMGRMKGVVAISNVTAQKIGEKIPDVDPVVIHQWTDNRFIFRDRKTVRDQLGIDEKTRIILNVSSTEPRKNLEFLPRIIDKLPEDFTLLRIGQKSPLLERIESHRFVNIESVADAIYPLYFNAADVYLSPSLREGFGRPTIEAVNSSLPVVVSNIPINREILRDQKFLADPDDPGDYVSRVQQMADMDEKERKTLYSSLGNYYREERARKEYADFYEKLGGVT; this comes from the coding sequence ATGTCGTACAATAAATCAGAGGGGCTGGGTCAGGATTTGAATGGCAGGAACAATTCTGCCGTTATTTCATGTTCTCCATTGCGCAGCGGGTTGGGGACGTACTCAAAGCTCCTTTACGATCTTGGGTTTTTTGAAAGCCTTGTTTTCTTCAGGAAGTCATCTGTTAGCGATGAGTCTGGGTATGAGAGTGTTATTAAACCGAAACCTGGACTATACTCAGCCCGTGCAATGCTCTCCGCCTTTGGAATCTCCTTCTGGAAAAAGTATATTCAAAAATATGGGTTTGCCCATCTTACATCCCCGGAATTTTTTCATTTGGCGAGATTTAACAAAAACTTAACCGGGACTGTTCATGACCTGCAGCCCATTGACGATAGGGTTTCAAGGAGTGCCTATTCGTATGCTTTCAAAAGGTACATGAAGAAGAACTATTCAGCAATGGGCAGGATGAAGGGAGTCGTGGCAATATCCAACGTAACGGCCCAGAAGATCGGGGAGAAAATTCCTGATGTTGATCCAGTGGTCATTCACCAGTGGACCGACAACAGATTCATCTTCCGTGACAGGAAGACCGTGCGAGATCAGCTTGGGATAGATGAGAAGACCAGGATCATACTGAATGTAAGTTCCACTGAACCAAGAAAGAACCTGGAATTCCTCCCCAGGATAATCGACAAGCTTCCTGAGGACTTCACCCTGCTTAGAATAGGTCAAAAGTCACCTCTCCTGGAAAGGATCGAGAGCCATAGGTTCGTGAATATAGAATCAGTGGCTGATGCAATTTACCCGCTATATTTCAATGCAGCAGACGTCTACCTCAGCCCCAGCCTGAGAGAGGGATTCGGCAGGCCCACCATAGAGGCTGTAAACTCCTCCCTTCCCGTGGTGGTATCAAATATCCCTATCAACAGGGAAATTCTCAGGGACCAGAAATTTCTGGCAGACCCCGATGATCCCGGCGATTATGTTTCTAGAGTCCAGCAAATGGCAGATATGGATGAAAAGGAAAGGAAAACCCTCTACTCCTCATTGGGAAACTATTACAGGGAAGAAAGAGCTCGAAAGGAGTATGCAGACTTTTATGAAAAATTAGGTGGAGTGACCTGA